One genomic region from Terriglobus aquaticus encodes:
- a CDS encoding TonB-dependent receptor, whose product MKQRIPFLALAAVLAAPALTFAQSTATLSGTVKDPSGAALPGAQVVIRNLGTGVERTLTSDGAGQYVAPSLAPGDYSVSVTATGFGTFTVQRLTLAVDAHANLDAPLTISSSGETVQVESTAALIDSESITVGQVIDRVTVQEVPLNGRHFLDLTVLTPGGVTAPANGSLTSPSRGLGANSFVTAGNREDSVNFQINGVNLNDMVQNQITFQPSINTTSEFKINNQTFSAEYGRSSGSVVNVSTRSGTNAFHGEVFDYIRNEALDARNYFSPAGTRMPALKRHNFGAALGGPIWRDHTFFFASYEGLRQSQGLALNSGVLTAAQRAAVTDPVAQRLLAYIPLANDTTGARFIGTAAGPVNTDQGTIDISHTFGPSDTLHGFYALQKDVRTEPTLQGDSVPGFGDNRAATRQILTLNETHVFSPRLVNEARLGFNRIAIAFNPNVTTDPTTLGLATGTTGPNGIPQITITGPGLNFGGPSGFPQGRFDTLGIFSDTATYTVGKHSIKFGGEFRRFLNVNFSQDTGTIGFNTVANFQTGRANSFSITPTRTSNRLYVNAVGGFVQDSWKITPNLTAELGFRYEWNGAPVDGANRLVVFDTTTASLYRVGTNGYGNSPYKQNYNYEPRLGFAYDVFGTNKTVVRGAYGFMADQPETNVVSGLNGNPPFANRVTYSSATVTIPLNRLYNAAGASGIGITGVQRDLSNAYTETFNFNVQQELPFGVASSIGYYGSVGKHLRTPLNINQPNAAGVRPFRTVSANSPISPNANISGVNITQVSSVGMSNYNAMWFTLRKAFRSGLNFNFNYNYSKSLDTGSLSGTVLQDATRPYLNYGPSDFDTTHRISFNAVYQLPFKGNRLVEGWQLSGISQWQTGNPLNVTTSSTFTGTSGVLHPNLLAPVQYTKTRTSASTVQWFTPSVCAAPATNCTFQLPATGFGNLARNALRGPGFADTDFSIEKNTAITERVKFQLRADAFDIFNHPSFGNPGTSAVVGSTSLGVISSTRFPVGDLGSSRQLQVIGKIIF is encoded by the coding sequence ATGAAGCAGCGCATTCCGTTCCTCGCTCTGGCAGCAGTTCTGGCAGCACCCGCTTTGACCTTTGCACAATCCACCGCAACGCTGTCCGGCACGGTGAAAGATCCTTCCGGCGCCGCTCTACCCGGTGCGCAGGTGGTGATTCGCAACTTGGGTACCGGCGTAGAGCGCACGCTCACCAGCGACGGAGCGGGCCAGTATGTAGCGCCTTCGCTGGCACCCGGCGACTACTCCGTGAGCGTGACGGCCACGGGTTTCGGCACGTTCACCGTGCAGCGCTTGACGCTGGCCGTGGACGCACACGCCAACCTGGATGCGCCGCTTACGATTTCTTCGTCCGGCGAAACCGTACAGGTAGAGAGCACGGCTGCACTGATTGATTCGGAGTCCATCACGGTCGGACAGGTGATCGACCGCGTGACGGTGCAGGAGGTGCCGCTGAATGGACGCCACTTCCTGGACCTGACCGTGCTGACCCCTGGTGGCGTGACTGCGCCGGCGAACGGAAGCCTGACCTCGCCCAGCCGCGGATTGGGAGCGAACTCGTTTGTGACCGCGGGCAATCGCGAAGACTCCGTGAACTTCCAGATTAACGGCGTGAACCTGAATGACATGGTGCAGAACCAGATCACATTCCAGCCCTCGATCAACACCACATCTGAATTTAAGATCAACAACCAGACGTTTTCCGCGGAGTATGGCCGGTCCTCGGGATCCGTGGTGAACGTGAGCACGCGCTCCGGCACGAATGCGTTCCACGGCGAAGTGTTCGATTACATCCGCAACGAAGCCCTGGACGCGCGCAATTACTTCAGCCCTGCCGGCACTCGCATGCCCGCGCTAAAGCGTCACAATTTCGGCGCAGCGCTGGGTGGTCCCATCTGGCGCGATCACACGTTCTTCTTTGCGAGCTATGAAGGCCTGCGGCAGTCGCAGGGGTTGGCGCTGAACAGTGGTGTCCTTACCGCAGCGCAGCGTGCGGCTGTGACTGATCCGGTGGCGCAGCGTCTGCTTGCCTATATCCCACTTGCGAATGACACAACGGGTGCACGATTTATCGGCACCGCGGCAGGCCCGGTGAATACGGACCAGGGCACGATCGACATCAGCCATACGTTCGGACCCAGCGATACTTTGCACGGCTTCTATGCGTTGCAGAAGGACGTGCGTACTGAACCGACGCTGCAGGGTGATTCTGTGCCCGGGTTCGGCGACAATCGCGCTGCGACGCGTCAGATCCTCACGTTGAACGAAACCCACGTCTTCTCGCCACGGCTGGTCAATGAGGCACGACTCGGCTTCAATCGCATAGCCATCGCCTTCAATCCAAACGTCACGACCGACCCGACTACACTAGGCCTGGCTACCGGTACAACCGGACCCAACGGCATCCCGCAGATTACGATCACCGGGCCGGGCCTCAACTTCGGTGGACCTTCCGGCTTTCCGCAAGGCCGCTTCGACACGCTCGGCATCTTCTCAGACACCGCCACGTACACCGTGGGCAAGCACTCCATCAAGTTCGGTGGTGAGTTCCGCCGCTTCCTGAACGTGAACTTCTCCCAGGACACCGGCACCATCGGCTTTAACACGGTCGCGAATTTTCAGACGGGCCGCGCCAACAGTTTCAGCATTACACCTACCCGGACGTCGAACCGCCTGTATGTCAACGCTGTCGGCGGCTTTGTACAGGACTCCTGGAAGATCACACCCAACCTCACCGCGGAGCTTGGTTTCCGCTATGAATGGAACGGAGCGCCGGTGGACGGCGCCAATCGGCTGGTCGTATTCGATACGACCACAGCCTCTCTGTATCGTGTGGGCACGAATGGCTATGGCAACAGCCCCTACAAACAGAACTACAACTACGAGCCGCGCCTGGGCTTCGCCTACGACGTCTTCGGGACCAACAAGACGGTGGTGCGTGGAGCCTACGGCTTCATGGCAGACCAGCCGGAGACAAATGTGGTGAGCGGCTTGAATGGCAATCCGCCGTTCGCCAACCGCGTTACGTATAGCAGCGCCACTGTGACAATTCCCTTAAATCGTCTTTACAATGCGGCGGGTGCTTCGGGCATTGGCATCACAGGCGTGCAGCGCGACTTGTCGAATGCGTACACCGAGACCTTCAACTTCAACGTGCAGCAGGAACTGCCGTTTGGCGTGGCCTCGTCCATCGGGTATTACGGTTCTGTCGGCAAGCATCTGCGGACCCCGCTGAATATCAATCAGCCGAACGCTGCAGGAGTGCGGCCATTCCGTACCGTTTCGGCGAACAGCCCGATTTCCCCGAACGCAAACATCAGCGGTGTGAACATCACGCAGGTGTCCTCTGTGGGCATGTCGAACTACAACGCCATGTGGTTCACCTTGCGCAAGGCGTTCCGCAGCGGCTTGAACTTCAACTTCAACTACAACTACTCAAAGTCGCTGGACACTGGATCGCTCAGCGGTACCGTGCTGCAGGATGCGACGCGGCCATACCTGAACTACGGTCCTTCAGACTTCGACACGACTCACCGCATCTCCTTCAATGCTGTTTACCAACTGCCTTTCAAGGGCAACCGCTTGGTTGAAGGGTGGCAGCTTTCGGGCATCTCGCAGTGGCAGACGGGTAATCCGTTAAACGTGACCACTTCGTCGACGTTTACCGGTACGTCAGGTGTGCTGCACCCAAACTTGCTGGCCCCTGTGCAGTACACGAAGACACGGACGTCTGCGTCTACGGTGCAGTGGTTCACGCCATCGGTCTGTGCGGCGCCCGCGACGAACTGCACGTTCCAACTGCCCGCGACGGGCTTTGGCAACCTAGCCCGTAACGCGCTGCGCGGGCCCGGATTTGCGGATACAGACTTCTCTATCGAGAAGAACACTGCCATCACAGAGCGGGTGAAGTTCCAACTGCGTGCCGATGCGTTCGACATCTTTAACCATCCCAGCTTCGGAAACCCGGGAACTTCCGCTGTAGTGGGTTCCACGAGCCTGGGTGTCATTTCGTCCACGCGCTTCCCGGTGGGCGATCTGGGGTCATCGCGCCAACTTCAGGTCATTGGCAAGATCATCTTCTAG
- a CDS encoding M20/M25/M40 family metallo-hydrolase produces MRRFVVTAALLLSTVAAAAQVHPPTDELPWLTNTVAVTGYESTLSARIAEALKDMHPQRDSMGNVSVTFGTGAPHRLIATPIDEPGYVVSRIEPDGYLRVQRLPQAGLPPHYNEMQNAQQMLITARKGATVPGVIAGLSIHLTPGRANVPDPDDLDNLYVDIGARSAAAVASSGVDVLSPLAADRALLRVGPHGWAGTAVGDRVGAAVLLQLAHVLAAKPGTGTTTVAFVTQQYAGSRGLTRILQSTLPQELVYVGRGRKDAASAKALPAPLGAGTVLLQAASAPAADWLGDTALHTASAAPFLIRGYGTAMALPAHAAHLGVPMQYPLTAGEMVDDRDLSALLQTLLRYVGATASVASPTPAVAMAEPALPARPSTPPELAAVLKTLTETYGVSEVEKLPREAVQQLLPPWVKPETDSAGNLIVRFGNGNKPAAMFMAHTDELGFRVKAINPDGTLDLDNKGGGSPAFFWGHPALIHTAAGMRGAVVALPDNFDSSTFHFPADFRVAARLNVGAATATDVEGMGIKVGDFVTIPKRLRTLQEGRVSVRSLDDRVGCAAMVEAVWALGKDFHRDVTFVWSTQEELGLLGAAAYAKSASEHGAIPQTIFAIDTFVSSDTPLESHRFAEGKLGNGFVIRAIDNSNIAPWADVQRVQSVAQKHGIPVQYGVTGGGNDGAAFVRYGTTDVALSWPLRYAHSPAETVDMRDVTALTNIVTELAKEW; encoded by the coding sequence ATGCGCCGATTCGTCGTCACCGCCGCTCTTCTGCTGTCCACTGTTGCGGCTGCAGCCCAGGTGCATCCACCCACCGACGAGCTGCCGTGGCTGACTAATACAGTCGCGGTCACCGGCTACGAATCCACACTCTCCGCACGGATCGCTGAAGCATTGAAAGACATGCACCCTCAGCGTGACAGCATGGGCAACGTCTCTGTGACCTTCGGCACGGGTGCACCGCACCGCCTGATTGCCACACCCATCGATGAGCCAGGCTATGTCGTCAGCCGCATCGAACCCGACGGCTACCTACGCGTCCAGCGCCTTCCGCAGGCGGGCCTGCCGCCGCATTACAACGAGATGCAGAACGCGCAGCAGATGCTGATCACTGCACGTAAGGGTGCCACCGTGCCCGGAGTGATCGCGGGGCTGTCCATCCATCTCACACCGGGACGAGCGAACGTACCTGACCCGGACGATCTGGACAATCTCTACGTGGACATCGGCGCACGTTCCGCTGCTGCCGTTGCAAGCAGCGGCGTCGATGTCCTGAGTCCTCTGGCAGCAGATCGGGCGCTGCTCCGCGTAGGCCCGCATGGGTGGGCCGGTACGGCCGTCGGCGACCGTGTGGGCGCTGCGGTCCTGTTACAACTAGCGCACGTGCTGGCCGCGAAACCCGGCACCGGTACGACCACCGTCGCGTTCGTCACACAGCAGTACGCCGGTTCGCGCGGTCTCACGCGCATCCTGCAGAGCACTCTGCCACAAGAGTTGGTCTATGTGGGGCGCGGTCGCAAGGACGCAGCCTCCGCAAAAGCCTTACCGGCACCACTGGGCGCCGGCACCGTTCTCTTACAGGCTGCATCCGCGCCCGCCGCAGACTGGCTGGGCGATACCGCCCTGCACACGGCAAGCGCTGCCCCGTTTCTGATCCGCGGATACGGCACCGCGATGGCGCTGCCCGCGCATGCCGCACATCTCGGCGTGCCGATGCAGTATCCACTCACAGCGGGAGAAATGGTCGATGACCGGGACCTCTCCGCACTGCTGCAGACGCTGCTGCGCTATGTCGGTGCAACGGCCTCCGTCGCTTCGCCAACACCTGCCGTCGCCATGGCGGAGCCTGCACTGCCTGCCCGGCCATCCACACCGCCTGAGCTTGCAGCGGTGCTCAAGACTCTGACGGAAACCTATGGCGTCAGCGAAGTAGAAAAGCTGCCCCGCGAAGCTGTTCAGCAACTACTGCCGCCTTGGGTAAAGCCGGAGACGGATTCTGCCGGCAACCTGATCGTTCGCTTCGGAAACGGCAACAAGCCGGCTGCCATGTTCATGGCACACACCGATGAACTTGGCTTCCGCGTGAAAGCCATCAACCCTGACGGCACACTCGATCTCGACAACAAAGGCGGAGGCTCACCGGCCTTCTTTTGGGGCCACCCCGCCCTGATTCACACCGCCGCTGGCATGCGCGGTGCAGTCGTAGCTTTGCCGGACAACTTCGATTCCAGCACCTTTCACTTTCCTGCCGACTTCCGCGTTGCGGCGCGCCTCAATGTTGGAGCCGCAACGGCTACAGATGTCGAGGGCATGGGCATCAAAGTAGGCGACTTCGTCACCATCCCTAAGCGACTCCGAACACTTCAGGAAGGTCGAGTGTCCGTTCGCAGCCTGGATGATCGCGTAGGATGCGCCGCCATGGTGGAGGCCGTGTGGGCCTTGGGCAAAGACTTTCACCGAGACGTGACCTTTGTGTGGTCCACACAGGAAGAACTCGGCTTGTTGGGCGCCGCAGCGTACGCCAAGTCGGCGAGCGAGCACGGTGCGATCCCGCAAACCATCTTCGCCATCGATACCTTCGTTTCTTCAGACACACCGCTGGAGTCGCATCGCTTCGCTGAGGGCAAGCTGGGAAACGGCTTCGTCATCCGCGCGATCGACAACTCCAACATCGCACCCTGGGCTGATGTGCAGCGTGTGCAGAGCGTCGCGCAGAAGCACGGCATCCCCGTGCAGTACGGTGTGACCGGTGGCGGAAACGACGGCGCAGCCTTCGTTCGATATGGAACGACAGATGTCGCCCTGAGTTGGCCGCTGCGCTACGCGCACTCTCCAGCGGAAACTGTGGACATGCGCGATGTGACTGCTTTGACCAACATTGTCACGGAACTCGCGAAAGAGTGGTGA
- a CDS encoding GntR family transcriptional regulator, giving the protein MKKLQVSLSLTEQAHESIKHYILAKNPGADVRLTETFFADQLGISKSPVREALNSLQSEGLVRIEPRRGAYVHRFSAKEIGDLYDLREALESFAAMIVPITPDLVSTLQQSVKRTEDLLVSGHKAAYIDEDIFFHQSIVAATGNLELLRVHNNLQDKLWLCRCQTYRLTSSDTPSAHRAIAEAIARQDREQAKKETSDHIRFVRSALLEACQMTSDGEQAQLTTSLEPGSPR; this is encoded by the coding sequence TTGAAGAAATTGCAGGTATCACTCAGCCTCACGGAGCAGGCTCACGAGAGTATCAAGCACTACATCCTAGCGAAGAACCCTGGGGCGGATGTTCGCCTGACAGAGACGTTCTTTGCAGACCAGCTTGGCATCAGTAAGTCCCCAGTACGCGAGGCGCTGAACTCCCTGCAGAGCGAAGGCCTGGTTCGCATTGAGCCTCGCCGCGGCGCCTACGTTCATCGGTTCTCTGCAAAGGAAATCGGCGATTTGTACGATCTGCGCGAAGCACTGGAGTCGTTCGCGGCGATGATTGTGCCGATCACACCGGACCTTGTCAGCACGCTGCAACAGAGCGTAAAGCGCACGGAAGATCTGCTGGTCTCTGGCCACAAAGCTGCCTATATCGACGAAGACATCTTCTTCCACCAAAGCATCGTGGCTGCCACCGGAAATCTGGAACTGCTGCGGGTCCACAACAATCTTCAGGACAAGCTCTGGCTCTGTCGCTGTCAAACGTATCGCCTCACCTCGTCCGACACACCGTCCGCTCACCGCGCAATCGCCGAAGCTATCGCACGTCAGGATCGGGAGCAAGCCAAGAAGGAGACCAGCGATCACATCCGCTTCGTTCGGAGTGCTCTGCTAGAAGCCTGTCAGATGACGTCAGATGGCGAACAGGCTCAACTCACCACATCTCTGGAACCCGGGTCGCCGAGATAG
- a CDS encoding D-sedoheptulose-7-phosphate isomerase, with amino-acid sequence MSEHLDTLVRRRPELVALTRAMRDAFDMLRQAHAADKVLLIAGNGGSAADAEHWAGELLKGFCRTRPLSAAERTGLDEAIAGRLQGAIRCIPLTGFPAFTTAFANDVDPTLIYAQLVWALGRPGDIFIGISTSGNARNVCEAAKVARARGLKIIGLTGSSGGALKEHCDICLRVPAAETYEVQELHLPVYHCLSRMLEEEFFQP; translated from the coding sequence ATGAGTGAGCATCTCGATACACTTGTCCGGCGCCGGCCTGAACTTGTCGCTCTCACCCGTGCAATGCGAGACGCCTTCGACATGCTTCGACAGGCACACGCGGCAGACAAGGTTTTGCTGATCGCAGGGAATGGTGGCAGCGCAGCAGACGCAGAGCACTGGGCGGGGGAGCTCCTGAAAGGCTTCTGTCGGACTCGGCCTCTCAGTGCGGCGGAACGCACTGGACTCGACGAGGCAATTGCGGGCCGCCTGCAAGGGGCAATCCGTTGCATTCCACTCACCGGTTTTCCCGCTTTCACTACGGCCTTCGCCAACGACGTCGATCCGACTTTGATCTATGCGCAGTTGGTATGGGCGCTCGGCCGTCCGGGAGACATCTTCATCGGCATCAGCACTTCTGGAAATGCGCGCAACGTGTGTGAGGCCGCGAAAGTGGCGCGAGCACGCGGTCTGAAGATCATTGGGTTGACGGGCTCTTCAGGAGGGGCGCTGAAGGAGCATTGCGACATCTGCCTGCGGGTACCCGCTGCGGAAACCTATGAGGTGCAGGAACTGCATCTTCCCGTGTACCACTGCCTGTCGAGAATGCTGGAGGAGGAATTCTTCCAGCCGTAG
- a CDS encoding TonB-dependent receptor, producing MQDTGGAAIPDATVTVHNVGTGVDTTVKSGGAGDYTVPFLDPGNYTVRASAQGFREVVRNNVELHVQDKLTVDLSLGAGATSDVVTVTADPPLLDTGSATRGALIDNVKVTELPIIGRNPINLADLAPGVVFQGNQSFRRPFDNGDVINFSVNGGLRQANSFLIDGAPDDAYSDTAGDKSHVNLNVAFIPTAEVTQEFKVVSNFYDAQYGRTGGGIFNVITKSGTNQLHGDVYYFLQRYNFNANNVGNKFNNLPIYSIDPVTKQFLAAPRLDQYGLQVNGPVRIPGVYNGTDKTFFLFGIERYKENTPSPGLVGTITAAERNGDFSQSGVNIYDPYTTRLDARGNCCIRDQFPNNIIPAARLNGAGFKLAQAFPAPNITTATSNNNYNVGANLSIDRFNNYNIRIDQNFGQKERIYGRYSYGRRNQTDQGNTNYPLPLLDAQDPLARINNNAVLDSLTQLTPRLTMDLRVAYSRYNESVLRTRSATVDPTQYGFSSNYAAQRFVDVFPKLGFDNTNGVNLPGGLGSTGIGSRDPRFGISNIISFQPSVEWVVGRHSLHLGADLRDVDFNNGGASYTLGQGGFNFTRLQTQSNPTAAQTAGNGSSVAALLLGFPNNGIIQYTPYTGYRFRYYAMFIQDDFKLSNRLTINAGLRYDIEGSPYELHNRANRGFDVNAASPLAAAAASASSYCPACASLKGGLLFAGVGGQPRAFYNTRFGDIQPRIGAVYQVSKDNLFRGGYGLFYLPEAGLSPAQGFAQDTAMIPTNAAAGSQADNYRPRGNNPSAQPLNDPFATGVLQPTGSSLGLATFQGQSVTFNNPNRYIPYVHQFSFGMQQQLPYNIRIDVGYVGSRSNHINTNDNQAGGPRNLNVLSNAQIAQARNAAASGGFASASAYLSQTQPNPFFGLIPGSTLGTSPRLQLSQLLLPFPQFQTINYGQESVGKIWYDSLQIFGEKRYSQGLSISAAFTWSKTQEALAFLNPQDPAPFKNIGAQDRPFRFTPAMVFELPFGRHHQFFSNDSRWVEALIGGFQVQVSYIIQSGVPAGLNGGYLVVADPRIGSPHSKTQYFNTCTLNVNGTKTGNCSSGIIAFQQINSANLDLRGAPFQIGSIRNPNAPIGNASISKRVNITEHFNTQFRFEAFNFTNTYVPNGPDMTPTNNTFGTLSGATSTPNGQSNLPRVVQLGAKINF from the coding sequence GTGCAGGATACCGGCGGGGCAGCGATCCCCGACGCGACGGTGACCGTACACAACGTTGGCACTGGAGTGGACACAACGGTCAAGTCCGGCGGCGCTGGCGACTACACGGTGCCATTTCTTGACCCGGGAAATTACACGGTGCGTGCCTCTGCCCAGGGCTTCCGCGAAGTCGTGCGCAACAATGTCGAGCTGCACGTGCAAGACAAACTTACGGTGGACCTCTCATTGGGAGCAGGCGCCACCAGTGACGTGGTAACGGTGACTGCCGATCCGCCGCTGCTCGACACTGGCAGCGCCACGCGCGGTGCGCTGATCGACAACGTCAAGGTGACGGAGTTGCCGATCATCGGCAGGAATCCTATCAACCTGGCCGATCTGGCTCCGGGTGTTGTCTTCCAGGGAAATCAGAGCTTTCGTCGGCCTTTCGACAACGGCGACGTGATCAACTTTTCTGTGAACGGCGGTTTGCGCCAGGCCAATAGCTTCCTGATTGATGGCGCCCCGGATGACGCCTATTCCGATACGGCTGGCGACAAGTCTCACGTGAATTTGAACGTGGCCTTCATTCCCACCGCAGAGGTCACGCAAGAGTTCAAGGTCGTCTCGAACTTCTACGACGCCCAATACGGTCGCACCGGTGGCGGCATCTTCAACGTGATCACGAAGAGCGGAACCAACCAGCTCCACGGGGACGTGTACTACTTCCTGCAACGCTATAACTTCAACGCGAACAACGTCGGTAACAAGTTCAACAACCTGCCGATTTACTCGATTGATCCTGTCACCAAGCAGTTCTTGGCCGCTCCGCGTCTTGACCAATACGGCCTGCAGGTGAACGGGCCTGTGCGGATTCCTGGCGTGTACAACGGCACGGATAAGACGTTTTTCCTGTTCGGGATCGAGCGATACAAGGAAAATACGCCGTCGCCCGGACTTGTCGGCACGATCACCGCGGCGGAGCGCAACGGAGACTTCTCGCAATCCGGCGTAAACATCTACGATCCGTATACGACGCGGCTTGACGCTCGGGGGAACTGCTGCATTCGTGATCAGTTTCCAAACAACATCATTCCGGCGGCGCGGCTCAACGGTGCCGGTTTCAAGTTGGCGCAGGCCTTTCCTGCACCGAACATTACGACTGCAACTTCCAACAACAACTACAACGTCGGCGCGAACCTGAGTATCGATCGGTTCAACAACTACAACATCCGCATCGATCAGAACTTCGGACAGAAGGAGCGCATCTACGGGCGCTACTCGTATGGTCGTCGCAACCAGACCGACCAGGGCAATACCAACTATCCGCTTCCGTTGCTGGATGCCCAGGACCCGCTGGCGCGTATCAACAACAATGCCGTTCTGGATTCGTTGACGCAGCTTACTCCCCGGCTGACCATGGACCTGCGGGTCGCCTACTCCCGTTACAACGAATCCGTACTCCGCACGCGTTCGGCAACTGTCGATCCCACGCAATACGGCTTCAGCTCGAACTATGCAGCGCAGCGCTTTGTCGACGTCTTCCCCAAGCTCGGGTTCGACAACACGAACGGTGTCAACCTGCCTGGAGGCTTGGGTTCGACCGGTATCGGATCGCGCGATCCTCGGTTCGGCATCAGCAACATCATCAGCTTCCAGCCGAGTGTGGAGTGGGTCGTAGGCCGGCACTCCCTGCATCTTGGTGCTGACCTTCGGGATGTCGACTTCAACAATGGTGGAGCGTCCTATACGTTGGGTCAGGGCGGGTTCAACTTCACGCGTCTGCAAACGCAGTCGAACCCCACGGCAGCACAAACAGCCGGGAATGGTTCTTCCGTAGCCGCGTTGCTGCTGGGCTTTCCGAACAACGGCATCATCCAGTACACGCCCTATACCGGCTACCGCTTCCGTTATTACGCGATGTTCATCCAGGACGACTTCAAGTTGTCGAATCGGCTGACGATCAACGCCGGCCTGCGATACGACATTGAGGGATCGCCGTACGAACTGCACAACCGTGCGAATCGCGGATTCGACGTCAACGCGGCCTCGCCTCTCGCCGCCGCAGCGGCCTCTGCTTCGTCATACTGTCCCGCTTGCGCTTCGCTGAAGGGCGGCCTGCTGTTTGCCGGGGTAGGCGGCCAGCCTCGCGCCTTCTACAACACGCGGTTTGGTGATATCCAGCCACGCATTGGTGCGGTCTACCAGGTGAGCAAGGACAATCTGTTCCGCGGTGGTTACGGGCTGTTCTACCTGCCTGAAGCCGGGTTGAGTCCTGCACAAGGTTTCGCACAGGATACCGCGATGATCCCGACGAACGCGGCCGCTGGCAGTCAAGCGGACAACTACAGGCCACGCGGGAACAACCCGTCGGCGCAACCGCTCAACGATCCATTTGCGACCGGTGTCTTGCAGCCGACGGGAAGCTCGCTCGGTTTGGCGACCTTCCAAGGTCAGAGCGTCACCTTCAACAATCCGAACAGGTACATCCCCTACGTCCACCAGTTTTCCTTCGGCATGCAGCAGCAGCTACCGTACAACATCAGGATCGATGTTGGGTATGTAGGCAGCCGCAGCAACCACATCAACACCAATGACAACCAGGCGGGCGGGCCGCGCAACCTGAATGTGTTGAGCAACGCCCAGATTGCGCAGGCCCGGAATGCGGCAGCGTCTGGAGGCTTTGCCTCGGCTTCCGCGTATCTCTCACAGACCCAGCCGAATCCGTTCTTTGGCCTGATACCGGGCAGCACTCTGGGAACGTCTCCCCGGTTGCAGCTCTCTCAGTTGCTCCTTCCGTTCCCGCAGTTCCAGACGATCAACTATGGGCAGGAGTCCGTTGGGAAGATCTGGTACGACTCTCTCCAGATCTTCGGGGAGAAGCGCTACTCCCAGGGTCTTTCAATCAGCGCCGCCTTCACCTGGTCCAAGACCCAGGAAGCACTAGCGTTCCTGAACCCCCAGGATCCTGCGCCGTTCAAGAACATCGGAGCGCAGGACCGGCCTTTCCGTTTTACACCGGCGATGGTGTTCGAACTGCCGTTTGGCCGCCATCACCAGTTCTTCTCGAACGATTCTCGTTGGGTGGAAGCGCTCATCGGCGGCTTCCAGGTCCAGGTGTCCTACATCATTCAGTCGGGTGTTCCTGCAGGACTGAATGGCGGCTACCTGGTAGTTGCAGATCCGCGCATCGGCAGCCCGCACTCGAAGACGCAGTACTTCAACACCTGCACTTTGAATGTCAACGGGACCAAGACCGGCAACTGCTCAAGCGGCATCATCGCCTTCCAGCAAATCAACTCCGCGAACCTGGATCTGCGTGGCGCTCCCTTTCAGATTGGTTCCATCCGGAACCCCAACGCTCCCATTGGCAATGCGTCAATCTCGAAGCGTGTCAACATCACCGAGCACTTCAACACGCAGTTCCGATTTGAGGCGTTCAACTTCACGAACACTTACGTTCCAAATGGACCGGATATGACACCCACAAACAACACCTTTGGGACGCTCAGCGGTGCGACGAGCACACCGAATGGGCAATCCAACCTTCCTCGTGTGGTCCAGCTTGGTGCAAAGATCAATTTCTAG